A stretch of the Neofelis nebulosa isolate mNeoNeb1 chromosome 1, mNeoNeb1.pri, whole genome shotgun sequence genome encodes the following:
- the SCGB3A2 gene encoding secretoglobin family 3A member 2, producing MKLVTVFLLVTLSICSYSATTFLANGLPQALNNALPLPVDDLLPFLDPLKLLLKTLGISVEHLVEGLKKCVNELGPEASEAVKKLLEALSHLV from the exons ATGAAGCTGGTAACTGTGTTTTTGCTGGTGACCCTCAGCATCTGCAGTTACTCTG CCACCACTTTCCTTGCCAACGGTTTGCCACAAGCTCTCAACAATGCCTTACCTTTACCTGTGGATGACCTTCTCCCCTTTTTGGATCCGTTAAAACTTCTTCTGAAAACTCTGGGCATTTCTGTTGAGCACCTTGTAGAAGGGCTAAAAAAGTGTGTGAATGAGCTGGGACCAGAGGCCTCTGAGGCAGTGAAGAAACTTCTG GAGGCCCTGTCGCATTTGGTGTGA